A single region of the Mycobacterium avium subsp. avium genome encodes:
- a CDS encoding alkyl hydroperoxide reductase yields MSVENLKEALPEYAKDLKLNLGSITRTTELNEEQLWGTLLASAAATRNTQVLTEIGAEAADTLSAEAYHAALGAASVMAMNNVFYRGRGFLDGKYDDLRAGLRMNIIGNPGVEKANFELWCFAVSAINGCPDCVASHEHTLREAGVSRETIQEALKAAAIISGVAQAIVASQTLATAG; encoded by the coding sequence ATGAGCGTCGAGAATCTCAAGGAAGCACTGCCGGAGTACGCCAAGGATCTCAAGCTGAACCTGGGCTCGATCACGCGCACCACCGAGCTCAACGAGGAGCAGCTCTGGGGCACGCTGTTGGCCAGCGCCGCGGCGACCCGAAACACGCAGGTGCTCACCGAGATTGGCGCCGAGGCGGCCGACACCCTGTCCGCCGAGGCGTACCACGCGGCGCTGGGCGCCGCATCGGTGATGGCGATGAACAACGTGTTCTACCGGGGCCGCGGCTTCTTGGACGGCAAGTACGACGACCTGCGTGCGGGATTGCGGATGAACATCATCGGCAATCCCGGCGTGGAGAAGGCGAACTTCGAGCTGTGGTGCTTCGCCGTTTCGGCCATCAACGGATGCCCGGACTGCGTGGCTTCGCACGAGCACACGCTGCGCGAGGCGGGCGTCAGCCGGGAGACCATCCAGGAGGCGCTCAAGGCCGCCGCGATCATTTCCGGTGTCGCCCAAGCGATCGTCGCCTCCCAGACGCTGGCGACCGCCGGCTGA
- a CDS encoding peroxiredoxin — protein MPLLTIGDQFPAYELTALIAGDLSKVDAKQPGDYFTTITSEDHAGKWRVVFFWPKDFTFVCPTEIATFGKLNDEFEDRDAQVLGVSIDSEFVHFNWRAQHEDLKNLPFPMLSDIKRELSLATGVLNADGVADRATFIVDPNNEIQFVSVTAGSVGRNVEEVLRVLDALQSDELCACNWRKGDPTLNATELLKASA, from the coding sequence ATGCCTCTGCTGACCATCGGCGACCAGTTCCCCGCCTACGAGCTGACCGCGTTGATCGCGGGCGACCTGTCCAAGGTCGACGCCAAGCAGCCCGGTGACTACTTCACCACCATCACCAGCGAGGACCACGCCGGCAAGTGGCGCGTGGTGTTCTTCTGGCCCAAGGACTTCACCTTCGTCTGCCCCACCGAGATCGCCACCTTCGGCAAGCTCAACGACGAGTTCGAGGACCGCGACGCGCAGGTGCTCGGCGTCTCGATCGACAGCGAGTTCGTCCACTTCAACTGGCGCGCCCAGCATGAGGACCTGAAGAACCTGCCGTTCCCGATGCTCTCGGACATCAAGCGCGAACTGAGCCTGGCCACCGGTGTTCTCAATGCCGACGGCGTGGCCGACCGGGCCACCTTCATCGTCGACCCGAACAACGAGATCCAGTTCGTCTCGGTCACCGCGGGTTCGGTGGGCCGCAACGTCGAGGAAGTGCTGCGGGTGCTGGACGCGCTGCAGTCCGACGAGCTGTGCGCGTGCAACTGGCGCAAGGGTGACCCGACGCTGAACGCCACCGAACTGCTCAAGGCCTCTGCTTAA
- a CDS encoding hydrogen peroxide-inducible genes activator — protein sequence MPDKTYQPTIAGLRAFVAVAEKRQFSGAATALGVSQSTLSQVLAALEAGLGTQLVERSTRRVFLTPQGAELLPHAQAVVEAADAFTAAAAGSTDPLRAGMRLGLIPTVVPYVLPTVLAGIAERRPGLTLRVTEDQTERLLAVLREGALDAALIALPAETAGVTAIPIYDEDFVLALPPGHPLAGKRRVPATALADLPLLLLDEGHCLRDQALDVCHKAGVRAELANTRAASLATAVQCVTGGLGVTLIPQSAVPVEASRSRLGLAQFAAPRPGRRIGLVFRSSSGRDDSYRELAGLIGELISSQHQVRLVK from the coding sequence ATGCCCGATAAGACTTATCAGCCCACGATCGCCGGCCTGCGCGCCTTCGTCGCGGTCGCCGAGAAGCGCCAATTCAGCGGTGCCGCAACGGCTTTGGGAGTCAGCCAGTCGACGCTGTCGCAGGTGTTGGCGGCGCTGGAGGCGGGGCTGGGCACGCAGTTGGTGGAGCGCTCCACCCGGCGTGTCTTCTTGACACCCCAGGGCGCCGAGCTGCTGCCGCACGCCCAGGCCGTGGTCGAGGCGGCCGACGCCTTCACCGCGGCGGCGGCGGGTTCGACGGACCCGTTGCGGGCCGGCATGCGGCTGGGGCTGATCCCCACGGTGGTGCCCTACGTGCTGCCGACCGTGCTGGCCGGAATCGCCGAACGGCGGCCCGGCCTGACCCTGCGGGTCACCGAGGACCAGACCGAACGGCTGCTGGCGGTGCTGCGCGAGGGCGCCCTCGACGCGGCGCTGATCGCGCTGCCCGCCGAGACGGCGGGCGTCACCGCGATCCCGATCTACGACGAGGATTTCGTGCTCGCGCTTCCGCCGGGCCACCCGCTGGCGGGCAAGCGCCGGGTGCCGGCGACGGCGCTGGCCGACCTGCCGCTGCTGCTGCTGGACGAGGGGCACTGCCTGCGCGACCAGGCGCTGGACGTCTGCCACAAGGCGGGTGTGCGGGCGGAGCTGGCCAATACCCGGGCCGCCTCGCTGGCCACCGCGGTGCAGTGCGTGACCGGCGGCCTGGGGGTGACGCTCATCCCGCAGAGCGCGGTCCCGGTGGAGGCGTCGCGCAGCCGGCTGGGCCTGGCCCAGTTCGCCGCGCCGCGCCCGGGCCGGCGCATCGGCCTGGTGTTCCGCTCGTCGAGCGGGCGCGACGACTCCTACCGCGAGCTGGCCGGGCTGATCGGCGAGCTGATCAGCAGCCAGCACCAGGTACGGCTGGTGAAGTAA
- a CDS encoding EthD domain-containing protein, with product MEKVIAVLMRADSEEDWCARQRGAVADALLELGLPGLAVNVRDDAVRRSLMTLTTLDPPVAAVVSMWTQQCYGEQVAAALRLLAAECEQLAAYLVTESVPLPAPQTEPASRTPGLANIALLRGPAGMDQETWLTRWQRDHTPVAIETQSTFGYTQNWVVRTLTPGAPEIAGIVEELFPAEAIIDLQAFFGAADEQDLQHRLGRMVASTTAFGANENIDTVPTSRYLVKTPFAQ from the coding sequence ATGGAAAAAGTGATCGCCGTGCTTATGCGTGCCGATTCGGAGGAGGACTGGTGCGCCCGCCAGCGCGGCGCGGTCGCCGATGCGCTGCTCGAGTTGGGCCTGCCCGGGCTGGCGGTCAATGTCCGCGACGATGCGGTGCGCCGGTCGTTGATGACGTTGACCACGCTGGACCCGCCGGTGGCCGCGGTGGTCAGCATGTGGACCCAGCAGTGCTACGGCGAGCAAGTGGCGGCCGCGCTGCGCCTGCTCGCCGCCGAGTGCGAGCAGCTGGCCGCCTATCTGGTGACCGAGTCGGTGCCGCTGCCGGCGCCGCAAACCGAACCAGCCTCTCGCACACCGGGTTTGGCCAACATCGCGTTACTGCGCGGGCCGGCCGGCATGGACCAGGAGACCTGGCTGACCCGCTGGCAGCGCGACCACACCCCGGTGGCCATCGAGACCCAATCGACGTTCGGCTACACCCAGAACTGGGTGGTGCGCACCCTCACCCCGGGCGCACCGGAGATCGCCGGCATCGTCGAGGAGTTGTTCCCCGCCGAGGCGATCATCGATCTGCAGGCGTTCTTCGGGGCGGCCGACGAACAGGACCTGCAGCACCGGCTGGGCCGAATGGTGGCCAGCACCACGGCTTTTGGCGCCAACGAGAACATCGACACGGTGCCGACCAGCCGCTACCTCGTCAAGACACCGTTCGCGCAATGA
- a CDS encoding TIGR03618 family F420-dependent PPOX class oxidoreductase — protein sequence MTTLDDAVALAAAENGLAVISTVRADQTVQASLVNVGRLAHPANGQPVLGFTTYGKVKLANLRARPQLAVTFRNGWQWATVEGRAELVGPDDAQPWLTDADRLRMLLREVFTAAGGSHDDWDEYDRVMARERRAVVLIAPTRVYSNG from the coding sequence ATGACCACACTCGACGACGCCGTCGCCCTGGCCGCCGCGGAAAACGGTCTGGCGGTGATATCCACCGTCCGCGCCGACCAGACCGTGCAGGCCTCGCTGGTCAACGTCGGCCGGTTGGCGCACCCGGCGAACGGTCAACCGGTGCTGGGCTTTACCACCTACGGCAAGGTCAAACTGGCCAACCTGCGGGCCCGGCCGCAGCTGGCCGTCACCTTCCGCAACGGCTGGCAGTGGGCGACCGTCGAGGGCCGCGCGGAATTGGTCGGCCCGGACGACGCCCAGCCGTGGCTGACCGACGCCGACCGGTTGCGAATGCTGCTGCGCGAAGTGTTCACCGCCGCCGGCGGCAGTCACGACGACTGGGACGAGTACGACCGGGTGATGGCCCGGGAGCGGCGGGCCGTCGTGCTGATCGCCCCGACCCGCGTCTACAGCAACGGCTGA
- a CDS encoding enoyl-CoA hydratase/isomerase family protein, whose protein sequence is MTLQIDDDKRVRTLTLNRPEALNAFNEALYDATAEALLAAAEDPEVAVVLLTGAGRGFSAGTDLAEMQARITDPDFTPGKHGFIGLINALSAFPKPLICAVNGVGVGIGATILGYADLAFMSSTARLKCPFTSLGVAPEAASSYLLPQLVGRQNAAWLLMSSEWVDADEALRMGLVWRVCAPDELLPQARHHAEILASRPISSLMAVKHTMMEPVRPQIAAATARENAHFAELMGAQANAAALADFNKR, encoded by the coding sequence GTGACGCTGCAGATCGACGACGACAAGCGGGTACGCACCCTCACGCTGAACCGCCCGGAGGCGCTGAACGCGTTCAACGAAGCCCTCTACGACGCCACCGCCGAGGCGTTGCTGGCCGCGGCCGAGGATCCCGAGGTGGCGGTCGTGCTGCTGACCGGGGCGGGACGCGGGTTCAGCGCCGGCACCGACCTGGCCGAGATGCAGGCCCGCATCACCGACCCGGACTTCACCCCGGGCAAGCATGGCTTCATCGGACTCATCAACGCGCTCAGCGCATTTCCCAAGCCGCTGATCTGCGCGGTGAACGGCGTCGGCGTGGGGATCGGTGCCACCATCCTGGGCTACGCCGATCTGGCGTTCATGTCGTCGACGGCCCGGCTGAAGTGCCCGTTCACCAGCCTGGGGGTGGCCCCCGAGGCGGCCTCGTCCTACCTGCTGCCACAACTGGTCGGCCGGCAGAACGCCGCCTGGCTGTTGATGTCCTCGGAATGGGTCGACGCCGACGAGGCGCTGCGGATGGGCCTGGTCTGGCGGGTCTGCGCGCCCGACGAGCTGCTGCCGCAGGCCCGTCATCACGCGGAAATCCTTGCCTCCCGCCCGATTTCGAGTTTGATGGCGGTTAAGCACACGATGATGGAACCGGTCCGGCCGCAGATCGCGGCGGCCACCGCGCGGGAGAACGCGCACTTCGCGGAGCTGATGGGCGCCCAGGCCAACGCGGCCGCGCTGGCCGACTTCAACAAGCGCTGA